Proteins from a genomic interval of Paenibacillus sp. RC334:
- a CDS encoding GNAT family N-acetyltransferase codes for MISICSLEDDEMVSQIWHLQHIAYRLEAERIGFDEIPPLMDTFDTLRSCGETFYGWIEDGDLLGALAVQSESSDSLTLARMMVHPDHFRKGIADSLMKHVLNEYHHIPLFIVSTGTLNAPAVALYRKHGFRPVSVVEVAPGVELTTYHLHNVR; via the coding sequence ATGATTAGCATATGTTCATTGGAAGATGATGAAATGGTCAGTCAGATATGGCATCTTCAGCACATCGCTTACAGACTGGAGGCTGAGCGGATCGGTTTTGATGAAATACCACCCCTTATGGATACGTTTGATACGCTGCGAAGCTGCGGAGAGACATTCTATGGCTGGATTGAGGACGGCGACCTGCTAGGGGCGCTGGCGGTGCAGTCTGAGTCGTCCGATTCGCTCACTCTTGCACGTATGATGGTTCATCCGGATCATTTTCGCAAAGGGATTGCTGACTCCTTAATGAAGCATGTTTTGAATGAATATCATCATATACCGTTGTTTATCGTATCTACAGGAACTTTAAATGCTCCTGCGGTGGCCCTTTATCGAAAACATGGCTTTCGCCCCGTATCGGTGGTAGAGGTGGCTCCGGGCGTGGAATTAACCACATACCACCTGCATAACGTGAGATAG
- the gatC gene encoding Asp-tRNA(Asn)/Glu-tRNA(Gln) amidotransferase subunit GatC: MNISTEDVRHVAKLSRLNLTAVEEDTMTGQLNAILHYAEKLNELDTEEVKPTTHVLHVSNVMRDDEVRESLTHEQVMRNAPEEEDGQFKVPAVLE, encoded by the coding sequence ATGAACATTTCCACGGAAGATGTCCGTCACGTAGCCAAGCTGTCCCGGTTGAATCTGACCGCAGTCGAGGAAGACACAATGACAGGGCAATTGAACGCTATTCTTCATTATGCGGAGAAGCTGAATGAGTTGGATACGGAAGAGGTAAAACCGACCACTCATGTGCTGCACGTCAGCAATGTCATGCGGGACGACGAAGTTCGCGAAAGTTTGACACACGAGCAAGTGATGCGCAATGCACCTGAAGAAGAAGACGGACAGTTTAAAGTTCCTGCTGTTCTGGAATAG
- a CDS encoding DUF6483 family protein translates to MLRKDYLLSMMEEMTSAVASVLGLRRENKHVEALKQLDDLLNKQFRLRSDLLRRLPPEQIIELFRLGPGIEADKLQQVARILEEEAAIYLETDRTDEGIRILIKSLHLYLYSDLNGATRDIQVLPERIACIVNLVREYELPADTSKLLAVHYEREDRLDEAADVWFGLAWEQPELLPEAEAFYNQLLDKTDAELQRGGLSRREVTEGLVEITQLHERK, encoded by the coding sequence TTGCTCAGAAAAGATTATTTGCTCAGTATGATGGAAGAAATGACATCCGCAGTGGCATCGGTGCTCGGTCTAAGGCGTGAAAATAAACACGTCGAAGCGCTGAAACAACTGGATGACCTGCTTAACAAGCAGTTTCGTCTTCGTTCAGATTTGCTCAGACGATTGCCGCCGGAACAAATTATTGAGCTTTTCCGACTGGGTCCCGGTATTGAAGCGGACAAGCTTCAGCAGGTGGCTCGCATATTGGAAGAAGAAGCCGCTATTTACCTGGAAACCGACAGAACAGACGAGGGGATACGAATCTTGATTAAATCCCTTCATCTATACTTGTACAGTGATTTGAATGGCGCGACCCGTGACATTCAGGTTCTGCCTGAACGAATTGCGTGTATCGTCAATTTGGTTCGGGAATATGAGCTACCAGCCGATACAAGCAAGCTGCTGGCTGTCCATTACGAGCGAGAGGACAGACTGGACGAGGCCGCTGATGTCTGGTTCGGACTGGCATGGGAGCAGCCGGAGCTGCTGCCAGAAGCAGAGGCATTTTATAATCAATTGCTGGATAAGACTGATGCGGAGCTTCAACGGGGTGGACTTTCACGCCGGGAAGTAACCGAGGGTTTGGTCGAGATTACCCAACTACATGAAAGAAAGTGA
- a CDS encoding dehydrogenase has translation MPPGKIPKHNNPQSRLPTARGIRRACSKELYRTCKRLPLHIAPELVKQGEELYCRKVAGHLIWIAENHSNRRLLCDWWDEDVSEELAALWKVDRAVLCTAFRSAYGG, from the coding sequence ATGCCTCCCGGCAAAATCCCCAAACATAACAATCCACAATCTCGTTTACCCACGGCTCGTGGTATCCGGCGCGCATGCAGCAAAGAGCTGTACCGAACCTGCAAGCGTCTGCCTCTTCACATCGCTCCCGAGCTGGTCAAGCAGGGCGAGGAGCTGTACTGCCGCAAGGTCGCTGGACACCTCATCTGGATCGCCGAAAACCACAGCAACCGCAGACTACTGTGCGACTGGTGGGATGAGGATGTCAGTGAGGAACTCGCGGCATTGTGGAAGGTAGATCGCGCCGTTTTGTGCACTGCCTTTAGAAGTGCCTATGGCGGATAA
- the gatB gene encoding Asp-tRNA(Asn)/Glu-tRNA(Gln) amidotransferase subunit GatB — MTTTTSKYETVIGLEVHVELHTKSKIFCGCSTSFGAPPNSHTCPICLGHPGVLPVLNRQAVDYAMKAAMALNCTIADVSKFDRKNYFYPDSPKAYQISQYDQPIGEHGWIDIEVNGETKRIGITRLHLEEDAGKLTHVDGGYASLVDFNRVGTPLVEIVSEPEISSPEEAKAYLEKIRAIMQYCDVSDVKMEEGSLRCDANISLRPHGQQELGTKAELKNMNSFRGVQRGLEYEQFRQEQTLEEGGTIVQETRRWDEAQGKTLSMRGKEQAHDYRYFPDPDLVTLHIDAEWKEHIRASIPELPDQRKVRYTSEYGLPEYDAQVITSSKPLADLFEDSLQYTKDAKAVSNWIMGDLLGYLNSAGVELSQVKLTGRGLGEMIGLLEKGTINSKIAKTVFKEMLESDKLPQQIVEEKGLVQISDEGAIMTIVEQVVAANPQSVEDYKAGKQKAIGFLVGQVMKESKGKANPGLANKLLTEVLNR; from the coding sequence ATGACTACTACTACATCCAAATATGAGACGGTCATCGGACTGGAAGTCCATGTGGAACTGCATACGAAGTCTAAAATATTTTGCGGATGCTCGACATCCTTCGGAGCACCGCCAAACTCGCATACATGTCCCATTTGTCTTGGGCATCCGGGGGTACTGCCGGTATTAAACCGTCAGGCCGTTGATTATGCGATGAAAGCGGCGATGGCGCTTAATTGCACGATTGCTGATGTGAGCAAGTTTGACCGCAAAAACTATTTTTACCCCGATTCACCCAAGGCTTACCAAATCTCGCAATACGATCAGCCGATCGGCGAGCATGGCTGGATTGATATTGAAGTGAACGGCGAGACAAAGCGTATCGGTATTACCCGACTGCATCTGGAAGAGGACGCAGGCAAATTAACACATGTCGATGGCGGCTATGCGTCTTTGGTTGATTTTAACCGGGTCGGTACACCGTTGGTCGAGATCGTTTCGGAACCGGAAATATCTTCACCTGAAGAAGCCAAGGCTTACTTGGAAAAGATACGTGCTATTATGCAGTATTGTGACGTATCCGATGTGAAGATGGAGGAAGGCTCGCTTCGCTGCGACGCGAACATTAGCCTTCGTCCGCATGGACAGCAAGAGCTAGGTACTAAAGCAGAGCTAAAAAACATGAACTCCTTCCGTGGAGTACAGCGCGGATTGGAATATGAGCAGTTCCGCCAGGAACAGACGCTGGAGGAAGGCGGAACGATTGTACAGGAGACACGTCGTTGGGATGAGGCCCAAGGTAAAACTCTGTCCATGCGCGGTAAGGAACAGGCGCATGACTATCGTTATTTCCCGGATCCGGATCTCGTTACGCTGCATATTGATGCAGAATGGAAAGAACATATTCGTGCTTCGATTCCTGAACTGCCTGACCAGCGAAAAGTTCGCTACACCTCGGAATATGGATTGCCTGAGTATGATGCACAGGTAATTACGTCTTCCAAGCCACTGGCCGATTTGTTCGAGGATAGTCTTCAATACACGAAGGATGCCAAAGCAGTATCCAACTGGATTATGGGGGATTTGCTCGGGTATTTGAACAGTGCAGGTGTGGAGCTGTCGCAGGTTAAACTGACAGGTCGGGGCTTGGGTGAAATGATCGGACTGCTGGAGAAGGGGACGATTAATAGTAAAATCGCTAAAACGGTCTTCAAGGAAATGCTGGAGAGTGATAAACTGCCGCAGCAAATTGTTGAAGAAAAAGGGCTTGTGCAAATCAGTGACGAGGGTGCGATCATGACGATCGTTGAGCAGGTTGTAGCGGCTAACCCGCAATCGGTTGAGGATTACAAAGCTGGCAAGCAGAAGGCCATCGGATTCCTGGTTGGTCAAGTGATGAAGGAGAGCAAGGGCAAAGCAAATCCTGGCCTCGCCAACAAGCTGCTGACGGAAGTGTTAAACCGCTAA
- a CDS encoding DedA family protein: MDHISSIINYLFEIIRSLGYFGIMLGLMVEVIPSEIVLAYGGFLVSSGHINFFGAVVFGTIGGVLAQLFIYWIGRYGGRPVLDKYGKYILIKKSHVDHAEAWFNKYGTGVIFTARFIPVVRHAISIPAGLARMSVWRFIVLTTLAVIPWSVLFIYLGMLLGDKWEQIDEVAAPYIKPILLVALALLIIYFVIKWIVSKKKKGSV; encoded by the coding sequence ATGGACCATATATCTAGTATCATTAATTATTTGTTTGAGATCATTCGTAGTCTTGGGTATTTTGGTATTATGCTAGGCCTGATGGTTGAGGTCATTCCAAGTGAAATTGTCCTCGCTTATGGGGGCTTTTTAGTTTCCTCGGGTCACATTAATTTTTTTGGTGCGGTCGTGTTTGGAACCATTGGCGGAGTGCTGGCACAACTGTTTATTTACTGGATTGGACGCTATGGCGGCAGACCGGTATTGGATAAGTACGGAAAATACATACTCATCAAAAAAAGCCATGTCGACCACGCCGAAGCCTGGTTTAACAAATACGGCACAGGGGTCATTTTCACAGCCCGCTTTATCCCTGTTGTGCGTCACGCGATCTCCATCCCTGCCGGGCTGGCTCGCATGAGTGTATGGCGCTTTATTGTTTTGACGACGCTAGCAGTTATACCTTGGTCTGTTCTGTTTATATATTTAGGAATGCTGCTTGGAGACAAGTGGGAGCAGATTGACGAAGTGGCAGCACCTTATATCAAACCGATTTTGCTGGTTGCCCTTGCGCTCTTGATCATTTATTTTGTTATCAAATGGATTGTGTCCAAAAAGAAGAAAGGGAGTGTATAA
- a CDS encoding MBL fold metallo-hydrolase, translated as MTLSIRSYNLGPLQTNAYLLQGDDPQRAVIIDPGMNPGSLLRAIESLKIEAILLTHAHFDHIGGVDEIRKAKGCPVYLHPLEQDWLTSPKLNGSLMWPEASPPISTEPAEYDLAEGQQLNLIGHTFKVFHTPGHSPGSVSFLCGKDLFSGDVLFRQGVGRTDLTGGRERDLYDSIQNKLFPLGDDITVYSGHGPKTSIGYEKANNPYIR; from the coding sequence ATGACGTTGTCTATTCGCAGCTATAATCTGGGCCCGCTCCAAACGAATGCCTATTTGCTTCAGGGGGATGACCCGCAGCGTGCCGTTATCATTGATCCTGGCATGAATCCGGGTTCTTTGCTGAGAGCCATTGAGTCACTGAAGATTGAAGCCATCTTGCTGACCCATGCTCATTTTGATCATATCGGTGGAGTGGATGAGATTCGCAAAGCGAAGGGCTGTCCGGTTTATCTGCACCCTTTGGAGCAGGACTGGCTTACATCCCCTAAATTAAACGGCTCTTTGATGTGGCCCGAGGCATCCCCGCCGATCTCGACGGAGCCTGCCGAATATGATTTGGCGGAAGGTCAGCAATTGAACCTGATCGGGCATACATTCAAGGTGTTCCATACACCTGGGCACTCACCCGGAAGCGTCAGCTTTTTGTGTGGTAAGGACTTGTTCTCCGGCGATGTATTATTTCGTCAGGGTGTCGGCCGCACAGACTTGACAGGTGGGAGGGAACGGGACTTGTACGATTCCATTCAGAACAAATTGTTCCCGCTTGGAGATGACATTACGGTGTATTCCGGTCATGGTCCCAAAACGTCCATCGGGTATGAGAAAGCCAACAATCCGTATATACGATAA
- a CDS encoding MgtC/SapB family protein — translation MDNPWVIDNSHIILRLLLSMLLGGCIGFERERSKHAAGLRTHIMVSLGSTLIMLLSIYGFADFIKEANVRIDPARLATAVITGVGFLGAGTIIFTGKSITGLTTAASIWVVAAIGLGIGAGFYFPSIAATVLVFLNLWVFNKIELRYMRGRQPHLITLYGLSSHGLLEQISTYLEQEKVEIRKIVIKEHENVPFHEVHPDRQSMEVSLEVLARGDFNPVRIAADLRQWEDVAAVSVE, via the coding sequence ATGGATAATCCTTGGGTTATAGACAATTCGCATATCATTTTACGGCTTTTGCTGTCCATGCTCCTCGGTGGATGCATTGGCTTTGAGCGCGAGCGTTCAAAGCATGCGGCTGGTTTGAGGACTCATATTATGGTCAGTCTCGGTTCGACGCTTATTATGCTGCTCTCCATTTACGGCTTTGCCGATTTTATCAAAGAAGCCAATGTACGTATTGATCCGGCTCGCTTGGCTACAGCTGTGATTACGGGAGTGGGTTTTTTAGGCGCTGGAACTATTATATTTACAGGCAAGTCCATCACTGGTTTAACGACAGCCGCCTCTATCTGGGTGGTAGCAGCTATTGGCCTTGGAATTGGAGCAGGGTTTTATTTTCCATCTATAGCGGCGACTGTACTCGTATTTCTAAACTTATGGGTGTTTAACAAAATCGAGTTGCGGTATATGCGAGGACGCCAGCCTCATCTGATTACACTGTATGGGTTGTCCTCTCACGGATTACTGGAGCAAATTTCGACTTATTTAGAGCAAGAAAAGGTGGAAATACGTAAAATAGTGATCAAAGAGCATGAAAATGTACCTTTTCACGAGGTCCACCCGGATCGGCAGAGCATGGAGGTTTCCTTGGAGGTGCTGGCCCGCGGAGATTTTAATCCGGTGCGTATTGCAGCCGATCTCAGGCAGTGGGAGGATGTAGCGGCAGTTTCCGTGGAATGA
- the gatA gene encoding Asp-tRNA(Asn)/Glu-tRNA(Gln) amidotransferase subunit GatA, which yields MSLFDNTLPEIHNKLHQKEISVSDLVGHALETIGAREDKIKAYITVDEEQARASARQLDDHLISGKERGLLFGLPVGIKDNIVTEGLRTTCGSQFLKNFDPVYDATVVGKLRTAQTVTLGKMNMDEFAMGGSNENSSFFPARNPWDLERVPGGSSGGSAAAVAAGEAYFTLGSDTGGSIRQPASYCGVVGLKPTYGLVSRFGLVAFASSLDQIGPITKNVQDSAYVLQAIAGYDHKDSTSAKVDVPDYLNALTGDVKGLRIAVPKEYLGEGVDPQVKEKVLDALKTLEGLGAVWEEVSLPHTEYAVATYYLLASSEASSNLARFDGVRYGVRADNPDNLLDLYHQSRTQGFGPEVKRRIMLGTYALSSGYYDAYYLKAQKVRTLIKQDFDRVFEQYDVIIGPTAPTTAFKIGSQVDDPLTMYLNDILTIPVSLAGVPAISIPCGLADGLPVGLQIIGKAFDESSVLRVAHAFEQNTEFHKQRPQL from the coding sequence TTGAGCTTGTTTGATAATACATTGCCGGAAATACATAACAAGCTGCATCAAAAGGAAATTTCCGTGAGTGACCTGGTGGGTCACGCTCTGGAGACGATTGGTGCGAGGGAAGACAAGATCAAGGCCTATATTACGGTTGACGAGGAGCAGGCACGTGCATCCGCACGTCAGCTGGACGATCATCTGATCTCGGGAAAGGAACGAGGTTTGCTGTTTGGCCTGCCGGTCGGCATTAAGGATAACATTGTGACAGAAGGGCTGCGTACAACATGCGGCAGTCAGTTTTTGAAGAATTTTGATCCCGTGTACGATGCAACGGTTGTTGGCAAATTGCGTACGGCGCAAACCGTGACACTGGGCAAAATGAACATGGACGAATTCGCCATGGGCGGCTCTAACGAGAACTCCAGCTTCTTCCCGGCACGAAATCCTTGGGATCTGGAACGCGTTCCCGGCGGCTCCAGTGGCGGCTCGGCTGCGGCTGTAGCAGCAGGCGAGGCTTATTTCACCCTCGGTTCTGATACAGGCGGATCCATTCGCCAGCCTGCGTCCTATTGTGGCGTAGTGGGCTTGAAGCCAACCTATGGTCTGGTATCACGTTTTGGCCTGGTGGCCTTTGCTTCCTCTTTGGACCAAATTGGACCGATTACGAAAAATGTTCAGGATTCGGCGTACGTCCTTCAAGCCATTGCAGGCTATGATCACAAGGACTCCACTTCTGCCAAGGTAGACGTTCCTGATTACTTGAACGCTTTGACCGGAGATGTAAAAGGGCTTCGTATTGCTGTACCTAAGGAGTATCTGGGTGAGGGTGTCGATCCACAGGTCAAGGAAAAGGTGCTGGACGCGCTGAAAACGCTGGAAGGACTGGGCGCGGTATGGGAAGAGGTTTCTCTTCCGCACACCGAATATGCGGTAGCCACATACTATCTGCTGGCTTCATCCGAAGCATCGTCCAATCTGGCCCGTTTTGACGGTGTACGCTATGGCGTACGTGCAGACAATCCGGACAACCTGCTGGATCTGTACCATCAATCCCGCACGCAGGGCTTTGGCCCCGAGGTGAAGCGCCGGATTATGCTGGGCACCTATGCGCTGAGTTCCGGGTACTATGATGCTTACTACTTGAAAGCTCAAAAAGTGCGTACACTGATCAAACAGGATTTTGATCGTGTGTTTGAACAATATGATGTCATTATCGGACCTACTGCGCCGACCACAGCTTTTAAAATCGGTTCGCAAGTGGATGATCCATTAACGATGTATTTGAACGATATCTTGACGATTCCGGTGAGCTTGGCTGGAGTGCCAGCCATCAGTATCCCTTGTGGTCTTGCAGATGGATTGCCGGTTGGACTGCAAATTATCGGAAAAGCCTTTGACGAGTCTTCCGTGCTGCGTGTAGCGCATGCATTTGAACAAAATACCGAATTTCACAAGCAGCGTCCGCAGCTGTAA
- a CDS encoding SAM-dependent methyltransferase, with protein sequence MKESEMYLLDSLRELIYQLTTGGSLITATLSQLRKREDASFTKVQIKPVELKNKLHYQFAFHYSNKVIHENLPPDEANERMTALFEDTFRQGLLCAKDADYQVLISKKYKVSILTKSPSKSTADLSHNRKKQYVLEEGERIPFLIELGIMNEDGKVLARKYDKFRQINRFLEMVQDVLPNLPVGRPLTIVDFGCGKSYLTFALYHYLAVQQKRPLQIVGLDLKADVIETCNLLAQKLQYRQLEFLVGDIADYNELEQVDMVVTLHACDTATDAALEKAVRWDASVILSVPCCQHELFSQLENPVLEPLLSHGILKERFSALATDGIRAKLLDMMGYRTQLLEFIDMEHTPKNILIRAVKGQAGERSVLWREYTAFRDFIHADPYLERACADLLPEGAGQTKKQG encoded by the coding sequence ATGAAAGAAAGTGAGATGTACCTTTTGGATTCACTGCGTGAACTTATATACCAACTAACTACAGGAGGATCCCTCATAACCGCGACGCTGAGTCAGCTTCGTAAACGGGAGGATGCTTCCTTTACTAAAGTGCAAATCAAGCCTGTGGAATTGAAGAACAAGCTGCATTACCAGTTTGCTTTTCATTACAGCAACAAAGTCATTCATGAAAACCTGCCCCCTGACGAAGCTAACGAGCGCATGACCGCCTTGTTTGAGGACACGTTCCGTCAAGGACTTTTGTGTGCGAAGGATGCGGACTATCAGGTGCTGATCAGTAAAAAATATAAAGTGTCTATTTTGACAAAATCACCGAGCAAAAGTACAGCCGACCTGTCTCATAACCGCAAAAAGCAATATGTGCTGGAAGAAGGAGAACGGATTCCTTTCCTGATTGAGCTTGGGATTATGAATGAGGACGGCAAGGTACTGGCCCGCAAGTATGATAAGTTCCGCCAAATCAACCGTTTTCTCGAAATGGTGCAGGATGTACTGCCTAACCTTCCCGTAGGCCGCCCGTTAACCATTGTGGATTTTGGCTGCGGCAAATCATATTTGACCTTTGCGCTGTATCATTATTTGGCAGTACAGCAAAAACGACCTTTGCAGATCGTGGGTCTGGATTTGAAGGCAGATGTTATTGAAACCTGTAATCTTCTGGCTCAAAAGCTGCAATACCGCCAATTGGAGTTTTTGGTCGGTGATATCGCGGACTATAACGAGCTGGAGCAGGTGGATATGGTCGTGACTTTACATGCCTGTGATACCGCAACGGATGCCGCGCTGGAGAAGGCAGTTCGTTGGGATGCATCTGTCATTTTGTCGGTTCCGTGCTGCCAGCATGAGCTGTTTAGCCAGTTGGAAAATCCGGTGCTGGAGCCATTGCTTTCCCATGGTATTTTGAAGGAGCGCTTTTCAGCGCTGGCAACAGACGGTATCCGGGCCAAGCTGCTGGATATGATGGGATACCGGACACAGTTACTGGAATTTATCGACATGGAGCATACGCCTAAAAATATTTTGATCCGTGCCGTCAAAGGGCAAGCAGGGGAACGCTCTGTTTTATGGCGTGAATACACGGCATTTCGGGATTTTATTCATGCTGATCCTTATTTGGAGCGTGCTTGTGCGGATTTGCTTCCCGAGGGAGCAGGGCAGACGAAGAAACAGGGATAG